A DNA window from Falco naumanni isolate bFalNau1 chromosome Z, bFalNau1.pat, whole genome shotgun sequence contains the following coding sequences:
- the FECH gene encoding ferrochelatase, mitochondrial isoform X2, with protein MQAAGAKMAAAGTAAAAGRVTRHFVKSSSQLRVPVRWRGQVTAAAVTESTKPQIQPEARKPKTGILMLNMGGPERLDDVHDFLLRLFLDRDLMTLPVQNKLAPFIAKRRTPKIQEQYSRIGGGSPIKKWTAVQGEGMVKLLDSMSPHTAPHKYYIGFRYVHPLTEEAIEEMEKDGIERAIAFTQYPQYSCSTTGSSLNAIYRYYNKKGEKPKMKWSIIDRWPTHPLLIQCFTDHIQKELNLFPPEKRKDVVILFSAHSLPMSVVNRGDPYPQEVGATVQRVMEKLNYSNPYRLVWQSKVGPMPWLGPQTDETIKGLCQRGKKNMLLVPIAFTSDHIETLYELDIEYAQVLANECGVENIRRAESLNGNPLFSKALADLVCSHIQSNEICSRQLTLCCPLCVNPICRETKAFFTNQPL; from the exons ATGCAGGCGGCGGGCGCCAAGATGGCCGCCGCTGGTACAGCTGCTGCGGCCGGACGGGTGACGCGTCACT TTGTAAAAAGCAGCAGTCAGTTGAGGGTCCCGGTGCGATGGCGAGGTCAGGtgactgcagctgcagtgacagaaagcacaaaacCTCAAATTCAGCCAGAAGCGCG GAAACCTAAAACAGGAATCTTGATGTTAAACATGGGAGGTCCAGAACGGCTGGATGATGTGCATGATTTCTTACTTCGTCTCTTCCTGGACAGGGATCTGATGACGCTTCCAGTTCAAAA TAAATTAGCACCATTCATTGCCAAACGCCGCACACCAAAAATCCAGGAGCAGTACAGCAGGATTGGAGGTGGATCACCAATCAAGAAGTGGACGGCAGTCCAGGGAGAAGGCATGGTGAAACTGCTGGACAGCATGTCTCCTCACACCG CACCTCACAAATACTACATCGGCTTCCGCTACGTCCATCCTCTGACAGAAGAAGCAATTGAAGAGATGGAGAAGGATGGCATTGAAAGGGCTATTGCTTTCACGCAGTACCCACAGTACAGTTGTTCTACCACAG GAAGCAGTTTAAATGCCATTTATCGCTACTATAATAAAAAGGGGGAGAAGCCAAAGATGAAGTGGAGTATAATTGACCGATGGCCCACACATCCCCTTCTTATTCAG TGCTTCACCGATCACATACAGAAGGAACTGAACCTGTTTCCGCCcgaaaaaaggaaagatgttgTCATCCTCTTTTCTGCTCACTCGCTGCCCATGTCT GTAGTGAACCGTGGTGATCCATATCCTCAGGAAGTGGGAGCTACTGTCCAGAGAGTCATGGAGAAGCTGAACTACTCCAACCCTTACAGGCTTGTGTGGCAGTCCAAG GTTGGACCCATGCCTTGGCTTGGTCCACAGACAGATGAGACCATTAAAGGACTGtgccaaagaggaaaaaagaacatgttGTTGGTTCCTATAGCATTTACGAGTGACCACATTGAAACACTTTATGAACTGGATATTGAGTATGCCCAAGTTTTAGCAAACGAG TGCGGAGTTGAAAATATCAGAAGAGCAGAGTCTCTTAATGGAAATCCACTATTCTCCAAG GCTCTGGCAGACTTGGTCTGTTCACATATCCAGTCGAATGAAATCTGCTCAAGGCAGTTAACCCTCTGCTGTCCACTCTGTGTAAATCCCATCTGCAGGGAGACAAAAGCCTTCTTCACTAATCAGCCACTGTGA
- the FECH gene encoding ferrochelatase, mitochondrial isoform X1 — MQAAGAKMAAAGTAAAAGRVTRHFVKSSSQLRVPVRWRGQVTAAAVTESTKPQIQPEARKPKTGILMLNMGGPERLDDVHDFLLRLFLDRDLMTLPVQNKLAPFIAKRRTPKIQEQYSRIGGGSPIKKWTAVQGEGMVKLLDSMSPHTAPHKYYIGFRYVHPLTEEAIEEMEKDGIERAIAFTQYPQYSCSTTGSSLNAIYRYYNKKGEKPKMKWSIIDRWPTHPLLIQMIKLKEGKVELPTLCDVPLTSCPSGMLSWDVTLLCTLHAPVPSCFTDHIQKELNLFPPEKRKDVVILFSAHSLPMSVVNRGDPYPQEVGATVQRVMEKLNYSNPYRLVWQSKVGPMPWLGPQTDETIKGLCQRGKKNMLLVPIAFTSDHIETLYELDIEYAQVLANECGVENIRRAESLNGNPLFSKALADLVCSHIQSNEICSRQLTLCCPLCVNPICRETKAFFTNQPL; from the exons ATGCAGGCGGCGGGCGCCAAGATGGCCGCCGCTGGTACAGCTGCTGCGGCCGGACGGGTGACGCGTCACT TTGTAAAAAGCAGCAGTCAGTTGAGGGTCCCGGTGCGATGGCGAGGTCAGGtgactgcagctgcagtgacagaaagcacaaaacCTCAAATTCAGCCAGAAGCGCG GAAACCTAAAACAGGAATCTTGATGTTAAACATGGGAGGTCCAGAACGGCTGGATGATGTGCATGATTTCTTACTTCGTCTCTTCCTGGACAGGGATCTGATGACGCTTCCAGTTCAAAA TAAATTAGCACCATTCATTGCCAAACGCCGCACACCAAAAATCCAGGAGCAGTACAGCAGGATTGGAGGTGGATCACCAATCAAGAAGTGGACGGCAGTCCAGGGAGAAGGCATGGTGAAACTGCTGGACAGCATGTCTCCTCACACCG CACCTCACAAATACTACATCGGCTTCCGCTACGTCCATCCTCTGACAGAAGAAGCAATTGAAGAGATGGAGAAGGATGGCATTGAAAGGGCTATTGCTTTCACGCAGTACCCACAGTACAGTTGTTCTACCACAG GAAGCAGTTTAAATGCCATTTATCGCTACTATAATAAAAAGGGGGAGAAGCCAAAGATGAAGTGGAGTATAATTGACCGATGGCCCACACATCCCCTTCTTATTCAG ATGATAAAACTGAAGGAAGGCAAGGTGGAACTGCCCACACTGTGTGACGTTCCCCTGACAAGCTGCCCGAGTGGGATGCTGTCCTGGGATGTAACATTGTTATGCACTCTCCATGCCCCTGTGCCCTCA TGCTTCACCGATCACATACAGAAGGAACTGAACCTGTTTCCGCCcgaaaaaaggaaagatgttgTCATCCTCTTTTCTGCTCACTCGCTGCCCATGTCT GTAGTGAACCGTGGTGATCCATATCCTCAGGAAGTGGGAGCTACTGTCCAGAGAGTCATGGAGAAGCTGAACTACTCCAACCCTTACAGGCTTGTGTGGCAGTCCAAG GTTGGACCCATGCCTTGGCTTGGTCCACAGACAGATGAGACCATTAAAGGACTGtgccaaagaggaaaaaagaacatgttGTTGGTTCCTATAGCATTTACGAGTGACCACATTGAAACACTTTATGAACTGGATATTGAGTATGCCCAAGTTTTAGCAAACGAG TGCGGAGTTGAAAATATCAGAAGAGCAGAGTCTCTTAATGGAAATCCACTATTCTCCAAG GCTCTGGCAGACTTGGTCTGTTCACATATCCAGTCGAATGAAATCTGCTCAAGGCAGTTAACCCTCTGCTGTCCACTCTGTGTAAATCCCATCTGCAGGGAGACAAAAGCCTTCTTCACTAATCAGCCACTGTGA
- the FECH gene encoding ferrochelatase, mitochondrial isoform X3 yields the protein MLNMGGPERLDDVHDFLLRLFLDRDLMTLPVQNKLAPFIAKRRTPKIQEQYSRIGGGSPIKKWTAVQGEGMVKLLDSMSPHTAPHKYYIGFRYVHPLTEEAIEEMEKDGIERAIAFTQYPQYSCSTTGSSLNAIYRYYNKKGEKPKMKWSIIDRWPTHPLLIQMIKLKEGKVELPTLCDVPLTSCPSGMLSWDVTLLCTLHAPVPSCFTDHIQKELNLFPPEKRKDVVILFSAHSLPMSVVNRGDPYPQEVGATVQRVMEKLNYSNPYRLVWQSKVGPMPWLGPQTDETIKGLCQRGKKNMLLVPIAFTSDHIETLYELDIEYAQVLANECGVENIRRAESLNGNPLFSKALADLVCSHIQSNEICSRQLTLCCPLCVNPICRETKAFFTNQPL from the exons ATGTTAAACATGGGAGGTCCAGAACGGCTGGATGATGTGCATGATTTCTTACTTCGTCTCTTCCTGGACAGGGATCTGATGACGCTTCCAGTTCAAAA TAAATTAGCACCATTCATTGCCAAACGCCGCACACCAAAAATCCAGGAGCAGTACAGCAGGATTGGAGGTGGATCACCAATCAAGAAGTGGACGGCAGTCCAGGGAGAAGGCATGGTGAAACTGCTGGACAGCATGTCTCCTCACACCG CACCTCACAAATACTACATCGGCTTCCGCTACGTCCATCCTCTGACAGAAGAAGCAATTGAAGAGATGGAGAAGGATGGCATTGAAAGGGCTATTGCTTTCACGCAGTACCCACAGTACAGTTGTTCTACCACAG GAAGCAGTTTAAATGCCATTTATCGCTACTATAATAAAAAGGGGGAGAAGCCAAAGATGAAGTGGAGTATAATTGACCGATGGCCCACACATCCCCTTCTTATTCAG ATGATAAAACTGAAGGAAGGCAAGGTGGAACTGCCCACACTGTGTGACGTTCCCCTGACAAGCTGCCCGAGTGGGATGCTGTCCTGGGATGTAACATTGTTATGCACTCTCCATGCCCCTGTGCCCTCA TGCTTCACCGATCACATACAGAAGGAACTGAACCTGTTTCCGCCcgaaaaaaggaaagatgttgTCATCCTCTTTTCTGCTCACTCGCTGCCCATGTCT GTAGTGAACCGTGGTGATCCATATCCTCAGGAAGTGGGAGCTACTGTCCAGAGAGTCATGGAGAAGCTGAACTACTCCAACCCTTACAGGCTTGTGTGGCAGTCCAAG GTTGGACCCATGCCTTGGCTTGGTCCACAGACAGATGAGACCATTAAAGGACTGtgccaaagaggaaaaaagaacatgttGTTGGTTCCTATAGCATTTACGAGTGACCACATTGAAACACTTTATGAACTGGATATTGAGTATGCCCAAGTTTTAGCAAACGAG TGCGGAGTTGAAAATATCAGAAGAGCAGAGTCTCTTAATGGAAATCCACTATTCTCCAAG GCTCTGGCAGACTTGGTCTGTTCACATATCCAGTCGAATGAAATCTGCTCAAGGCAGTTAACCCTCTGCTGTCCACTCTGTGTAAATCCCATCTGCAGGGAGACAAAAGCCTTCTTCACTAATCAGCCACTGTGA